Below is a genomic region from Ammonifex degensii KC4.
TGGGAGCAGGCAGGATCTCCAGCTCTACCCCTTGTTTCGGCGCATGCTTTAGCAGAAGGCGGGAAGGCTCTTCAGCTACCAAGGGGTGGCCAGGAACGGCGTAGACCACTTCTCCTTCCCTTTTAGCCGCCTCCAACAAGGTTTCCGCTATGCGCCGGTAAACGGTAGGGAAGCTTTCTTCCTCCTCGTAAAAGGAATCAAAGGAGGTAAAGCTTATCCCTTCCTCCCGCAGCCGCGGCACTAGCGGATGCTTCTCGGTACGCAAAAAAATAAGTCCCCCGCGACGCAGGCGCGCCAGCACGCCGAGGGGGAGTGCATCCCAGCTACCAGGACCCAGCCCGCATATAACTATCCTGCTGGCCATAAGGTCTTTATCCCAACCACCTCCGGCTTTCTTTTAAGCCATCTGCTTGGCCAGGAAAGAAGCCGCCGTTTCCGCCAGCTTGAGCTCCAACTCTCCCATCTTGACTCCTTCTTCGCGGGAAGCCAGGATGACCGCTCCTATGGGATCTCCCTCGGAAACTATGGGGGCTATCACGGCAGCCACGAAGTTTCCCTCTTCCTCCGCGAGCAGTCCCTCTTGGCACAAGGGATCGCCAGGGCAGTTGACGATTACCGCCTTGCGCCCCTCCATCACCTTCTCCACTGCCGAGCCTATGGGCTTGTTCAGAAACTCTTTTTTAGGGCTGCCCGCCACCGCCACCACGGTGTCCCGGTCGGTTATGAGCGCTATATGCCCCACCGCCTCGTGAAGCGACTCGGCGTACTCCTGGGCGAAATCACCTAGGTCTCCGATGGGGGAGTACTTCTTGAGGATAACCTCGCCGTCCCGATCGACGAAGATCTCCAGGGGATCTCCTTCTCTGATCCTGAGCGTTCTTCTAATCTCCTTCGGGATCACCACCCTGCCCAGATCGTCGATTCTCCTCACGATTCCCGTCGCCTTCATCGCCCTTCTCCTAACCTCCTTGTTCGGCATCCTCTCCACCACACCTAAGAGCTCTTTCTTCCCGAGGTTCTTTTACGAGTAGTATACAGCGCGGCGATACGGGTTATTCATTTTTTGCCAGAAAGATCTTCCTTCAACCTGCGGCCGTACTCTTCCATTATAAGGGAACTTAGTGGAGGGCCACAAGAAATTGCGACAATTTTTTGAGTTCAGGCTCCCCCTCCGGCCCTCTCCCGGAAGCCGGGAGCAGGATAACGAAATCTTCTCCCTCCTGCTTGAAGCGCGCCCCCCACTTATCCGCTACCGCAACCAGCTTGGCGGGGGAAAGTTGGTGTCCAGGCGCAAAGACCAAGCGGTAAAACCCGCCCTGGCGTCCTATGAGCTTGAGCCGCAATCTTTTGGCCTGAGCCCGCAGCCGCGCCACCGCCAGAAGGTTGCGGAAGGGAGGCGGGAAAGGACCGTAGCGATCGCGGTAACCCTCGGCCAGACCCTCCACCTCCTCCGGGGTCTCGGCCCGGCTCAGCTCCTGGTAGATCTCCAGCTTCTGGTCGAAGGGAACGTAGTCGTCCGGGATGTAGGCCGATACCGTGAGTTCGATCACCGGGTCCACCGGCGGGACCACTTCTTCTCCCTTGAGCTCCTTTATGGCCTCCTGCAGCAGCCGGCAGTAGAGTTCCAGCCCCACCGCCTGGATGTGCCCGTGCTGCTCCGTGCCCAAGAGGTTCCCGGCACCCCGGATCTCCAGGTCGCGCTTGGCCACTTTAAACCCCGCCCCTAGGGAGGTGAAGTCCTTTATGGCCCGGAGCCGTGCCTTGGCTGCTTCGTTTATTATTTTGTCCCGGCGGTACAGGAAGTAGGCGTAGGCCAGCCGGTTGGTCCTACCCACCCTTCCCCGCAGCTGGTATAGCTGCGAAAGCCCTAGTTGGTCGGCGTCTTTAACGATCAGGGTGTTAACGTTGCCGATGTCCAGCCCGTTTTCCACGATGGTGGTAGCCACCAGCACATCGTACTTATGGTCGATGAAGTCGAGCATGATGCGCTCCAGGGCGGCTTCCGGCATCTGGCCGTGCGCATAGGCCACCCTGGCTTCCGGCACCAGGTGCTTGACCCAGTTGGCCACCTCCACGATGCCAGCCACCCGGTTGTAAACGAAGTACACCTGCCCACCCCGGGCCAACTCGCGCCTGATGGCCTCGCGGATGATGGCCGGGTCCTCCTCCACCACGTAGGTCTCCACCGGCAGCCGGTCGGGAGGAGGGGTGGTAAGACAGCTGGTGTCCCGCAAGCCGACCAGAGACATGTAAAGGGTGCGGGGAATGGGGGTGGCCGTCAGGGTGAGTACATCCACTTCCTTCCGCAGAAGCTTGAGCTTCTCCTTTTGCAGGACGCCGAAGCGTTGTTCTTCGTCGATGATCACCAGGCCCAGGTCGCGAAACTGCACGTCGTTCTGCAAAAGCCGGTGGGTGCCGATGACAATGTCGATAGTGCCCGCCTTAAGCCCCTTTATCACCTCCCGCTGCTCCGCCGGGGTCTGGAAGCGGCAGAGCCAGGCTACTCTTATCGGGTAAGGAGCAAAGCGGCTGGAGAAGGTCCGGTAGTGTTGCTGAGCCAGGATGGTGGTGGGAACCAACACCGCCACCTGCTTGCCGTCCATCACCGCCTTGAAAGCCGCCCGCAAGGCTATCTCCGTTTTGCCGAAGCCCACGTCCCCGCAGATGAGCCGATCCATAGGGCGGGGCTTTTCCATGTCCGCCTTCACGTCGGCAATGGCCCGGAGTTGATCCGGGGTCTCCTCGTAGGGAAAGGCGGCCTCAAACTCCCTTTGCCAAGGTGTATCGGGCGAGAAGGCGTGACCTTTAGCCGTCTCCCTCATGGCGTAAAGGCGTAAGAGTTCCCGCGCCACGTCAGTCGCCGCCTGTTTGACCCGGGCGCGAACCCGCTTCCACTCTCCCCCTCCCAGACGGGAAAGACGAGGCTTGGCCCCCTCCCCTCCTACGTAGCGCTCGAGCACCCCCAGTTGGTCGGCTGGAAGGTAAAGCCTGTCTTCACCGGCGTACTGGATGAGGGCGTACTCCCGTGTTACCCCTTCTACGGAGAGCTGGACCAGCCCCCGGTAGATGCCTATCCCGTGCTCCGGATGGACTACGTACTCCCCCGGTTTGAACTCCCGCTCTTCCTCCACCACCGGGGTCGGAGTGGGCGAGAAGGTAGCTTGGCGTCGGCCGAAGATCTCTGCCGGAGTGAGGAGGACGAATTGAGCCTCGGGGAAGATAAACCCCTCTCGCAAGTTCCCCCCTTTCACCACCGTCACCGTGCCTACCGGGGCGGAGTCCGGCGTCAGCCTGGGAATGATACCGTACTCTTTAAGCCCCTCCACTACTCCTTTGACCCTTTCTTCCTTGTCCACTAGCAGGATCACACGGTAGTGACGCATGAACTCCTGTATTTCTTCCGCCAGCTGGGCAAACTTGCCAAGGAAGCTGGGGGCAGTCCGCACCGCCAGGCCCAGGACTTCCCCGTTCTTCTCCGGCAGAAAAGAAAGGCGCAGGCGGTGGGGATAAAGGCTTAGCTCCTTGGCCACTTCAGACCAAGAAAGAAAAGCTTTCCGGCTCTCCTCCGGCAGCTTTTTCTTGGCAATCATCTCCCGGCAGATCTCCATCTGCCGCTCTTCGGCCTCACGGGCCGCCTTTTCCGCCGCCTGGGCCTCCACCAGCGCTAAGGGCGCCCCAGGAGGAAGATAAGCCAGAAGAGACACCACGCGGGGAAAGAGGCAGGGAAGGAGCACCTCCGGATAAGGGAAGGAATCTTCCCCCTGGCTCAAGAACCAGCTCTCCGGAAGGATTTCCCGTCCGGTACAAGGATTTGGGACCTCGACCGCCGGCTCTACTTTAACCGCTTCCAACCGGGTCTGCGAGCGCTGAGAAGCAGGGTCGAAAGTAGCGATGCGGGCTATCTCGTCCCCGTCAAACTCCACCCGGACCGGAAGGGGGGAGGAAGGGGGAAAGAAGTCCACAATTCCCCCGCGCCGGGCAAACTGCCCGGGAACCTCTACCGCTGAAACGCGGACGTAACCGGTCTCGACCAGCCTCTGCCCCAGTTCCTCCGGGGAAAGCTCTTCTCCCTTCCACAGCTCCCAGCAGTGGGGAGAAAAGTTTTCCGGCGGAGCCAGCCCCTGCAGGAGTGCCGGCGCGGTGGCCACGACTACCCCCTGCCGGCGAGCAAGTGCCGCCAGGGATAGGAGCCGCTGGCGGGGGACAAAAGCAGAAGGAAGGCTAGGCCCCAACCCAAAGATCTCCCGAGGTAAGAAAACAAAAACCTCCTCCCCCCACAGGAGCTTGAGCTCCGCCGCCAGGGTCAGGGCCGTTTCCTCGTCCGGCACGATCACCATTCCTGCCGGCCACTCGCGAAAGGTAGCGGCCAGAAGGAAACTTAGAGCCGTGCCGCTCAGCCCGTAGACCGCCTGGGGCTTGCCTGCCTGCAGGGCGGTCTTAATTTTTTGTACCGAAGGTGCCTCACAAAAAAGTTTCAGCAGGAACTCCATAAAACAACCCTGGAACCGGATTATGGCTGGCGCCGGTTGAATTTATTCATAGCTTGGGCCATGCCTTCCTGCAAAGCACACTCCACCGCCGCCACCGCCCGCTCCAACACCCGGTCGAGCTCCTCGCGCTCTTCCGGGGCAAAGGGGCTGAGCACGTAAGTGGCCGGGTCTAATCCCGCCGGAGGCCGCCCGATGCCCAGGCGCAGCCGCGGCACCGAAGTGGTTCCCAGCGATTCTAGCACCGAGCCCATCCCCCGATGCCCCCCGGACGAACCCGAAAGGGCAAGTTTCAAGCGGCCCAAGGGTAAATCCAGATCGTCGTAGATTACCAGTATTTCCTCTGGAAAAAGTTCTTTCTTCTCAACCAGCAGCTTAACCGCTTCGCCGCTCAAATTCATGTAGGTTTGGGGCTTGAGCAAATAGACTTCCCGATCCTCTAGGCGCAGCACGGCTAGGCGGGAGCACAGTTTGACCTCTTTGGCAAACGACACCCCAACTTGCCGAGCCAGCCGATCCAGCACCATGAAACCCAGGTTGTGCCGGGTATCGGCGTAGGCCGGCCCCGGATTTCCCAGCCCCACCACCGCCTTAAGTTTCTTTTCCCCCATCCCCTTGCCAACCTCCTTGCCTCGCATTAAAATTCTACTCGGTATACCCCGTACACTAAATGTCGAAGAGGGTGAAGAAAATCCTTAAACGCCTCAGAGAGCACTTCACTTCCCTTCCCCACGTCCTCTTAGTCTTAGGCCTCATAGCGGTGGCCTCAGCGCTGGGAACCGTCATCCCCCAAGAGAGACCTATCTGGTTTTACCTAGAGCGCTACGGCGATCTTTGGGGAAATCTCCTGCTGCGTCTGGAAATCAATAATCTCTTTAAATCTTGGTGGTATGTACTGGCTGAGATCTGGCTTTTGATAAGTCTTATCCTCTGCACCTACGACC
It encodes:
- the spoVT gene encoding stage V sporulation protein T, with amino-acid sequence MKATGIVRRIDDLGRVVIPKEIRRTLRIREGDPLEIFVDRDGEVILKKYSPIGDLGDFAQEYAESLHEAVGHIALITDRDTVVAVAGSPKKEFLNKPIGSAVEKVMEGRKAVIVNCPGDPLCQEGLLAEEEGNFVAAVIAPIVSEGDPIGAVILASREEGVKMGELELKLAETAASFLAKQMA
- the mfd gene encoding transcription-repair coupling factor, giving the protein MEFLLKLFCEAPSVQKIKTALQAGKPQAVYGLSGTALSFLLAATFREWPAGMVIVPDEETALTLAAELKLLWGEEVFVFLPREIFGLGPSLPSAFVPRQRLLSLAALARRQGVVVATAPALLQGLAPPENFSPHCWELWKGEELSPEELGQRLVETGYVRVSAVEVPGQFARRGGIVDFFPPSSPLPVRVEFDGDEIARIATFDPASQRSQTRLEAVKVEPAVEVPNPCTGREILPESWFLSQGEDSFPYPEVLLPCLFPRVVSLLAYLPPGAPLALVEAQAAEKAAREAEERQMEICREMIAKKKLPEESRKAFLSWSEVAKELSLYPHRLRLSFLPEKNGEVLGLAVRTAPSFLGKFAQLAEEIQEFMRHYRVILLVDKEERVKGVVEGLKEYGIIPRLTPDSAPVGTVTVVKGGNLREGFIFPEAQFVLLTPAEIFGRRQATFSPTPTPVVEEEREFKPGEYVVHPEHGIGIYRGLVQLSVEGVTREYALIQYAGEDRLYLPADQLGVLERYVGGEGAKPRLSRLGGGEWKRVRARVKQAATDVARELLRLYAMRETAKGHAFSPDTPWQREFEAAFPYEETPDQLRAIADVKADMEKPRPMDRLICGDVGFGKTEIALRAAFKAVMDGKQVAVLVPTTILAQQHYRTFSSRFAPYPIRVAWLCRFQTPAEQREVIKGLKAGTIDIVIGTHRLLQNDVQFRDLGLVIIDEEQRFGVLQKEKLKLLRKEVDVLTLTATPIPRTLYMSLVGLRDTSCLTTPPPDRLPVETYVVEEDPAIIREAIRRELARGGQVYFVYNRVAGIVEVANWVKHLVPEARVAYAHGQMPEAALERIMLDFIDHKYDVLVATTIVENGLDIGNVNTLIVKDADQLGLSQLYQLRGRVGRTNRLAYAYFLYRRDKIINEAAKARLRAIKDFTSLGAGFKVAKRDLEIRGAGNLLGTEQHGHIQAVGLELYCRLLQEAIKELKGEEVVPPVDPVIELTVSAYIPDDYVPFDQKLEIYQELSRAETPEEVEGLAEGYRDRYGPFPPPFRNLLAVARLRAQAKRLRLKLIGRQGGFYRLVFAPGHQLSPAKLVAVADKWGARFKQEGEDFVILLPASGRGPEGEPELKKLSQFLVALH
- the pth gene encoding aminoacyl-tRNA hydrolase, whose product is MGEKKLKAVVGLGNPGPAYADTRHNLGFMVLDRLARQVGVSFAKEVKLCSRLAVLRLEDREVYLLKPQTYMNLSGEAVKLLVEKKELFPEEILVIYDDLDLPLGRLKLALSGSSGGHRGMGSVLESLGTTSVPRLRLGIGRPPAGLDPATYVLSPFAPEEREELDRVLERAVAAVECALQEGMAQAMNKFNRRQP